The DNA region GCCCCGGACGTCGAGACGGCGACCTTCTGCGCCGGCGCGGCGGAGGAGGCGGGACGCCTGCCCGAGGCGGTCGAGAAGCTCGAATGGGCGCGCCGCGAGCGTCCCGCCGACGACGCCGTCCGCACCTGGCTCGCCCGCGCCCTCTTCGCCCGCGCCGCCGCGCGCCTCGCCGAGCCGGCCGCGGCCGGCCCGGACCTCGAGCGCTGCCTCGCGCTGAGCCCCGGCGAGCCGGGCGCCCAGCTCCTGCTCGCGCTGGTGCGGGCCACCGAAGGGCGCGCGGACGAAGCGCGCCGTCTGGCCGCCGAGGCGTGGCCGCGCGCCCCCGCGCCGCTGCGCGACTTCGCGCGCCGCGATCCCCGCCTCGCCCCCGTCCTCCCGCGTTGACGCGCCGCCGCGCGCCGGACGCGTCCGGCGCCGCGGGCGGGACGCGCCGGCCTTTTCCGGCGGCGCGGCCGTTGATCCGCCCCGCGCCCCGCACCTAAAATCGCCGCGCGCTTGGGGCGCAGGGAGACAAGGATGGCGCTGATCGAGTTCACGAAGAACCACACCGATCATTCGACCGACAAAGGCTACCAGTTCGAGTTCTTCTGCGATCGCTGCGGCTCCGGCTACCGTTCGGAGTTCCGCGCTTCGGTCACCGGCATGGCGGGGAGCGTGCTCCGCGCCGCCGGGAACCTCTTCGGCGGCATCCTCGGCTCGGCCGGCGGCGGCGCCTACGAGATCGAGCGCGCGGTGCAGGGCCCGGGGCGCGACAAGGCGTTCCGCGAGGCGATCGAGGAGGCGAAGCCGCACTTCCGCAAGTGCCCGAAGTGCTCGCAGTGGGCCTGCCTCGCCACCTGCTGGAACGAGAAGCGCGGCCTCTGCCACGACTGCGCGCCGAACCTCGAGACGGAGATCGCCGCGGCGCAGGCGACGGCGACGGTCGAACAGGCGAAGAAGAAGATCGAGGAACAGGACCTGACCAAGGGGATCGACCTCGAGACCGAGACGACCGCCCTCTGCCCGCACTGCGGCGCGCGCAGCCAAGGGGGGAAGTTCTGCGGCGAGTGCGGCAAGCCGATGCGGGCCAAGGCGACCTGCGGCCGCTGCGGCACGGAAGCCGAAGCGGGAACGAAGTTCTGCCCGGAGTGCGGGGCCAAGCTCGGGTGACGATCGGCGCGGGCGCCCGGCGTCGGGCGCCCGCCGAATTGCGGGGACCGCCGCGCGCAAGGGGGCGCCGGCGCGAAAGGGGCGAGCGTGGACGCAGGGGGCCGGTTCTCCTTCACGGATCTGCAGGGACGCGCCCTGCGCGATGGCGCCTGCCGCGTCGAGCTGACGGCCGAGCGGCTCGTCGTCCTGCCCGACGGCGGCGCGCCGTTCTCGTGCGACCTCGGCGAGATCGACGACTTCCAGCTGACCGACTACGACCTGCGGCTCGGCCTGCTCGGCGGCTGGCGGTTCGTCTTCGGCCAGATGGGGCGCGCGCTCCCCGGCTTCGCCCTCGCGCTGCGCAACCAGTGGCGCGACCGTCTGGCCCGTTGCCTGCTCGTCGAAGAGGAGAAGGAACTGGGCCGCTTCGACGTC from bacterium includes:
- a CDS encoding zinc ribbon domain-containing protein: MALIEFTKNHTDHSTDKGYQFEFFCDRCGSGYRSEFRASVTGMAGSVLRAAGNLFGGILGSAGGGAYEIERAVQGPGRDKAFREAIEEAKPHFRKCPKCSQWACLATCWNEKRGLCHDCAPNLETEIAAAQATATVEQAKKKIEEQDLTKGIDLETETTALCPHCGARSQGGKFCGECGKPMRAKATCGRCGTEAEAGTKFCPECGAKLG